A portion of the Octadecabacter sp. SW4 genome contains these proteins:
- a CDS encoding type IV secretory system conjugative DNA transfer family protein, whose protein sequence is MGKAWIAIGVVLVTLVAGAMGYTIASAVLTFKALGFSADIDFGYIAQNYLWIRDRRPDDFQLINLIIGGAAVAGLMMSLALSGSALTRFGQTHWQKRGEMKANGFFGKPGTGFILGKLGGPKSRARYITSKVFPHALIVAPTGRGKTTGFVIPNLLTWQGSAVTLDVKGECFEATARHRAAQGDKVYRFAPTDWEGKRTHRYNPLLRIYELKDPARQQMELQLLATLFLQSDNDRVQGLLKGGIDLFVAAGLLAFQRKKPSLGEIYRIAASGGNKQKEYVARGHEIDNKAAKLIFTRLASTNNDTLTSYVSLLMTSGLDQWQNPAIDEATQVSDFDFRTIRKKPITVYLVVQPLMVKPLAPLIRLFFSDLLSAMQEKEPGKDEPWPVMIMLDEFNRLGKMPIVVESIETLRTYRGHLAVVTQTIPALDEIYGENTRRALQGNAGVKLYLTPSDEKTIEELSKAVGKTTKTVVTRSRSIGKNPFEGRSQSTRTEETSLLPEDEARRLPLDEIIMVVDAQMPVRAKRIQYFDDRLFAAIHSAQKGELPFPARGGGGGKAHGPDSCGSKQGPSQAGTSAEPNAHYERLLGSKEISSGISVPPTKKSSKAVQAVVEEEQRQIEMSFADQVEMQIEEIDGGDRDRLDNVVDDLDGLESQLKQGEGISG, encoded by the coding sequence ATGGGCAAGGCTTGGATTGCTATCGGGGTAGTTCTGGTCACTTTGGTGGCGGGTGCGATGGGCTACACCATTGCCTCGGCTGTGCTGACCTTCAAGGCACTTGGGTTCAGCGCCGATATCGATTTTGGATATATCGCGCAGAATTACCTCTGGATCAGAGACAGACGGCCTGATGATTTCCAACTGATCAATCTGATCATCGGCGGTGCTGCCGTCGCGGGGCTGATGATGAGCCTTGCCCTGTCCGGATCGGCCCTTACTCGTTTTGGTCAGACCCACTGGCAAAAGCGCGGTGAGATGAAAGCTAACGGGTTCTTTGGAAAGCCTGGCACCGGGTTTATTCTGGGCAAATTGGGCGGCCCAAAGTCGCGGGCCCGCTACATCACCTCTAAGGTCTTTCCACATGCGCTGATCGTGGCACCAACCGGGCGAGGTAAAACCACCGGCTTTGTGATCCCGAACCTGCTGACATGGCAGGGGTCTGCCGTCACGTTGGATGTAAAGGGCGAGTGTTTTGAGGCGACAGCGCGACATCGTGCGGCCCAAGGTGACAAGGTCTACCGCTTCGCGCCCACGGACTGGGAAGGCAAGCGGACGCATCGCTACAATCCGCTTTTGCGCATCTATGAGCTGAAAGACCCCGCGCGGCAGCAGATGGAATTGCAGTTACTGGCGACCCTGTTCCTGCAAAGTGACAATGATCGCGTTCAAGGGCTTTTGAAGGGAGGAATTGATCTGTTTGTGGCTGCAGGCCTCTTGGCCTTCCAGCGCAAAAAGCCGAGCTTGGGCGAGATCTACCGGATCGCGGCCTCGGGGGGCAACAAGCAGAAAGAATATGTGGCGCGGGGCCACGAGATCGACAACAAAGCAGCAAAGCTGATTTTTACGCGGCTGGCCTCCACCAACAACGACACGCTGACCTCCTATGTCTCGCTTCTGATGACCTCAGGTCTGGACCAATGGCAGAACCCCGCGATTGATGAGGCAACGCAGGTTTCCGACTTTGATTTCCGCACGATCCGCAAAAAGCCAATTACGGTCTATCTCGTTGTCCAGCCCTTGATGGTAAAGCCGCTTGCGCCACTGATCCGGTTGTTTTTCTCAGACCTTCTCTCGGCGATGCAAGAGAAGGAACCGGGCAAAGATGAGCCTTGGCCTGTGATGATCATGCTCGATGAGTTCAACCGCCTTGGCAAGATGCCCATTGTGGTCGAGAGCATTGAAACCCTGCGCACGTATCGCGGCCACTTGGCGGTGGTGACCCAAACCATTCCCGCTCTCGATGAAATCTATGGTGAAAACACCCGCCGCGCCTTGCAGGGAAACGCAGGCGTAAAGCTCTACCTCACCCCGTCAGATGAAAAGACCATTGAGGAGCTGAGCAAGGCCGTAGGCAAGACGACCAAAACGGTGGTCACGCGGTCACGGTCCATTGGCAAGAATCCGTTCGAGGGGCGCAGTCAGTCCACACGGACGGAAGAAACGTCGCTACTGCCCGAAGATGAAGCCCGTCGTTTGCCGCTGGATGAAATTATCATGGTCGTGGATGCGCAGATGCCAGTACGGGCGAAACGGATCCAGTATTTTGATGATCGGCTGTTTGCGGCGATCCATAGCGCGCAGAAGGGTGAGCTGCCGTTTCCAGCGAGGGGTGGGGGTGGCGGTAAGGCGCACGGGCCAGATTCTTGCGGGTCAAAGCAGGGCCCGAGCCAAGCTGGAACGAGTGCGGAGCCTAATGCGCATTATGAGCGTCTACTTGGCTCAAAAGAAATCAGCTCAGGTATATCTGTGCCGCCCACCAAGAAAAGCTCAAAAGCTGTTCAAGCCGTTGTCGAAGAGGAGCAGCGGCAAATTGAAATGAGCTTTGCCGACCAGGTTGAGATGCAAATTGAGGAAATCGATGGTGGCGATAGAGATCGGCTCGATAATGTGGTGGATGATTTGGATGGGCTGGAAAGCCAGTTGAAGCAGGGGGAGGGTATCTCTGGTTGA
- a CDS encoding IS3 family transposase (programmed frameshift) → MRKTTKSPGEKIVKDIKRATRKHYSSEEKIRIVLDGLRGEDSIAELCRREGISQGIYYKWSKDFMEAGKRRLAGDTARAANTDEVKELRREAKDLKEVVAEQTLELRLLKKHDRRWGRPRMRYPASEKLEIIRLVEGSHLSARLTLAKLGIPRTTFYRWYDRYLQRGEAGLQDQSPKPKHVWNRVPDEVKRKVVDFALQETELSPRELAVTFTDQERYFVSESTVYRVLKAHDLITSPAFIVIKAASEFKDKTTAINQLWQTDFTYIKVLGWGWFYLSTVLDDYSRYIVSWKLCTNMRAEDVTDTLDLALQASGCDQVHVVHKPRLLSDNGSSYVSGDLAEWLQDKGMKHSRGAPYHPQTQGKIERWHQTLKNRILLENYFLPGDLEAQIEAFVDHYNHQRYHESINNVTPADVYFGRDKAILKQRERIKRKTLEARRLHHRQHAA, encoded by the exons ATGAGAAAGACAACGAAGAGCCCTGGCGAGAAGATCGTCAAAGACATCAAGCGCGCCACGCGCAAGCATTATTCATCCGAAGAGAAGATCAGGATCGTACTGGATGGGCTGCGTGGCGAGGACAGCATTGCAGAGCTGTGCCGCCGTGAAGGCATATCGCAAGGCATTTACTACAAGTGGTCCAAGGACTTCATGGAAGCCGGTAAGCGGCGTCTGGCAGGCGACACTGCGCGGGCTGCAAACACCGATGAGGTCAAAGAACTGCGCCGTGAGGCCAAGGATCTCAAAGAGGTTGTCGCGGAACAGACGCTCGAATTGCGTCTTCTC AAAAAGCATGACAGGCGATGGGGGCGACCACGAATGAGGTATCCTGCATCAGAGAAGCTGGAGATCATTCGTTTGGTTGAGGGCAGCCATCTGTCGGCGCGTCTGACACTGGCCAAGCTGGGTATCCCACGCACGACGTTCTACCGTTGGTACGATCGGTACCTGCAGCGCGGTGAGGCCGGATTGCAGGATCAATCCCCCAAGCCCAAGCACGTTTGGAACCGCGTGCCTGACGAGGTGAAGCGCAAGGTTGTCGACTTCGCCTTGCAGGAAACGGAACTGTCACCGCGCGAGTTGGCGGTGACGTTCACGGATCAGGAGCGCTATTTTGTCTCAGAATCCACAGTGTATCGGGTGCTAAAGGCGCATGATCTAATCACTAGCCCGGCCTTCATCGTCATCAAGGCAGCCAGCGAGTTCAAAGACAAAACAACTGCGATCAACCAGCTTTGGCAAACAGACTTCACCTACATCAAGGTTCTGGGATGGGGTTGGTTCTATCTCAGCACTGTCCTCGACGACTACAGCCGCTACATCGTCTCCTGGAAGCTCTGCACCAACATGCGGGCTGAAGACGTTACCGATACGCTTGACCTCGCATTGCAAGCATCCGGCTGCGACCAAGTTCACGTCGTTCACAAGCCACGTCTGCTCAGCGACAACGGATCGAGTTACGTCTCTGGAGATCTGGCGGAATGGTTGCAGGACAAAGGCATGAAGCATTCTCGCGGCGCGCCATACCATCCGCAAACCCAAGGCAAGATCGAGCGTTGGCATCAGACTTTAAAGAACCGCATCCTGCTGGAAAACTACTTCCTGCCGGGTGATCTTGAAGCTCAAATCGAAGCCTTCGTCGACCACTACAATCATCAGCGGTATCACGAGAGCATCAACAACGTCACACCCGCCGACGTCTACTTTGGCCGTGACAAAGCCATTCTAAAACAAAGGGAAAGGATCAAACGAAAGACACTCGAAGCGCGGCGCTTGCATCACCGACAGCACGCCGCATAA
- a CDS encoding relaxase/mobilization nuclease domain-containing protein, whose translation MQRNDAVGAVTGEIFEDGWSRIRGSMQGLHVAKQKQMVRAAAGHRAAVFKAIRGGGTHTKSQLANQLEYLTTKSTHIVDSSGFLDGKSKLERGEIKDLTERFAKRWSAGFKPKLGQTTHLLMSFPIGTRGEDVRDIATDVAERFFQTDEGHFDYIIAVHEDRDHPHAHLVLNRRSQEGEFFYLARNHRFNYDDFRLAMVEEAEKYGVRLEATRRVDRGEVHYPAKTREVYAAKEEGRVPQERERVSKDLTRTLAEIANTKIVFHSLAAEASSENRADIAQVLFRAGEVLAKGGHVETAGGIYMAEDETFEDLRSRCAEKVTNITDLIAAKPDAERPALEKTLNAIQARVQHMQPLGLRSNSLSEGPSEGGVYSEANIQQSELERLSEPRVRARVDAALRGTGISTAQVVARMETGAQNAALEHQWIADDLSKVAEAKDLNLERRADLEQARDILNDVHVQLGTMLERESVLRRDGVIEEAREVQAHVTDAQIETAANAVRIETRIEAGTKDRDEAVIESRAVERLEDAQRDYLRDHPELIARPTDVIRTDEEGRAVIVDRAAAERVIIEVEAARLGAHSSTPISVSVTRDLQARYPDMPEQLADGLGDTYERVYEARDAEREENLTERETDRNETPELSRVLVHERAGELSSPFETETEREAFRTEVARVLDAAQLDRLNDGDSDALENIIEDRLDRLYAAKVYLQSDAATANSEALRQVVDELADVEVERHRAADVDGETERGQVH comes from the coding sequence ATGCAGCGGAATGATGCGGTTGGTGCCGTCACCGGAGAGATATTTGAGGATGGGTGGAGCCGGATCCGGGGCTCGATGCAGGGTCTGCATGTGGCCAAGCAAAAGCAGATGGTGCGTGCTGCTGCTGGACATCGGGCAGCTGTGTTCAAGGCGATCCGGGGTGGGGGCACGCACACCAAATCACAGCTCGCAAACCAGCTCGAATATCTTACGACAAAGTCCACCCACATCGTCGACAGCAGCGGGTTCCTGGATGGCAAATCCAAGCTTGAGCGCGGCGAGATCAAAGACCTGACAGAGCGCTTTGCCAAGCGCTGGAGCGCCGGGTTCAAACCCAAGCTGGGGCAAACCACACATTTGTTGATGTCCTTCCCAATTGGCACACGCGGGGAGGATGTGCGCGACATCGCGACCGACGTGGCCGAGCGGTTTTTCCAAACCGATGAGGGGCACTTTGATTACATCATCGCCGTGCATGAGGACCGTGACCACCCGCATGCGCATCTCGTTTTGAACCGCCGCTCGCAAGAGGGCGAGTTCTTCTATTTGGCGCGCAATCATCGGTTCAACTATGACGACTTCCGGCTGGCGATGGTCGAAGAAGCGGAAAAGTATGGCGTGCGGTTGGAAGCCACGCGGCGGGTGGATCGCGGCGAGGTGCATTACCCGGCCAAGACCCGCGAGGTTTATGCCGCCAAGGAAGAGGGCAGGGTGCCCCAAGAACGGGAACGCGTTAGTAAGGATCTGACCCGGACGCTTGCCGAGATCGCGAATACCAAGATCGTATTTCACTCGCTGGCAGCGGAAGCGTCTTCCGAGAACCGCGCAGATATTGCCCAAGTGCTGTTCCGTGCCGGCGAGGTACTGGCGAAGGGTGGTCACGTTGAAACCGCAGGAGGCATTTACATGGCCGAAGACGAAACGTTCGAGGATCTGCGCAGCCGTTGCGCGGAAAAGGTCACTAACATCACAGACCTGATCGCGGCAAAGCCGGATGCGGAGCGGCCCGCGCTGGAGAAAACCCTCAACGCCATTCAAGCGCGGGTGCAGCATATGCAGCCGCTCGGGTTGCGGTCCAATTCCCTCTCGGAGGGTCCGTCAGAGGGTGGGGTTTATTCTGAAGCCAATATTCAGCAAAGCGAACTGGAGCGTCTGTCTGAGCCACGGGTGCGCGCCCGCGTTGATGCAGCATTGCGCGGCACGGGGATCAGCACAGCGCAGGTTGTGGCCCGGATGGAGACAGGGGCACAGAACGCGGCTCTGGAACATCAATGGATTGCGGATGATCTGTCCAAGGTGGCCGAGGCGAAGGATCTGAACCTCGAGCGCCGTGCGGATTTGGAACAGGCGCGGGATATCCTCAATGATGTACATGTGCAGCTGGGGACCATGCTGGAGCGGGAAAGTGTGCTGCGCCGTGACGGGGTCATTGAAGAAGCCCGCGAGGTTCAGGCGCATGTGACTGATGCTCAGATCGAAACCGCTGCCAATGCCGTTCGCATCGAGACTCGGATTGAGGCCGGGACTAAAGATCGGGACGAAGCGGTGATCGAAAGCCGTGCCGTAGAGCGTTTGGAAGACGCACAGCGGGACTATCTGCGCGACCATCCAGAGCTGATTGCACGCCCGACCGATGTGATCCGCACGGATGAAGAGGGCAGGGCGGTGATCGTAGATCGGGCCGCTGCAGAGCGGGTTATCATTGAGGTTGAAGCGGCGCGGTTGGGCGCACACAGCAGCACGCCAATCTCGGTTTCCGTCACGCGCGACCTACAGGCGCGATATCCCGATATGCCCGAGCAATTGGCGGATGGTCTCGGCGACACATACGAGCGGGTTTATGAAGCGCGCGACGCTGAACGGGAGGAAAACCTTACGGAGCGCGAGACGGACCGGAATGAAACGCCCGAACTGTCCCGTGTTCTCGTCCATGAACGGGCAGGGGAATTGTCGTCGCCCTTTGAGACCGAAACCGAACGTGAGGCCTTCCGCACCGAGGTGGCGCGGGTTTTGGACGCGGCGCAGCTGGATCGTCTGAACGATGGCGACAGCGATGCTTTGGAAAACATCATCGAAGATCGCCTCGACCGTCTCTATGCCGCAAAGGTCTATTTGCAATCGGATGCGGCAACGGCAAACTCGGAGGCGTTGCGACAGGTTGTCGATGAGCTGGCAGATGTTGAAGTCGAGAGACACCGCGCGGCGGACGTGGACGGCGAGACAGAGCGGGGCCAGGTCCATTGA
- a CDS encoding VIT family protein, giving the protein MSLPYDSAHEELHYINRAGWLRASVLGANDGIVSVSSLIVGVAAADPSPTAILLAGAAGLAAGAMSMAAGEYVSVSSQSDVERADIAREKQALIDTPEAEEAELASIYQARGLTVETAALVARELTAKDALGAHVRDELGLSEVHTANPLQAAIASGFTFTVAAALPLAAAILAPSDKIIPTVVVTTLICLAGLGALGAQVGGAPKLRATARVLFWGAAAMAITAGVGSIFGVSV; this is encoded by the coding sequence ATGAGCTTACCCTACGACTCTGCACACGAGGAACTGCATTACATCAATCGTGCTGGCTGGCTGCGCGCGTCTGTTCTAGGTGCCAATGATGGCATTGTATCAGTTTCGTCGCTGATCGTAGGTGTCGCGGCAGCTGATCCCAGTCCCACCGCAATCCTGCTGGCAGGGGCTGCCGGACTTGCAGCGGGCGCGATGTCCATGGCCGCTGGCGAGTATGTTTCAGTCAGTTCGCAGTCAGATGTAGAACGGGCCGATATCGCGCGTGAAAAGCAGGCGCTCATCGATACGCCAGAGGCGGAAGAAGCGGAATTGGCATCGATCTATCAGGCACGTGGGCTGACCGTCGAAACAGCTGCGTTGGTTGCACGAGAATTGACGGCCAAGGATGCACTGGGCGCTCATGTGCGTGACGAGCTGGGATTGTCTGAAGTGCATACGGCAAATCCATTACAAGCCGCGATCGCTTCAGGTTTTACATTTACAGTTGCAGCAGCTCTTCCGCTCGCCGCCGCCATTCTTGCACCAAGTGACAAGATCATTCCAACCGTCGTTGTCACAACCTTGATCTGTCTTGCGGGTCTGGGTGCATTGGGAGCCCAAGTTGGAGGCGCGCCGAAGCTACGCGCAACAGCCCGCGTGTTATTTTGGGGCGCGGCGGCTATGGCCATCACTGCAGGCGTGGGAAGCATATTTGGCGTAAGCGTTTAG
- a CDS encoding TolC family protein encodes MQNLNRADVARMNSIYGYLPQLSASATYSEIDQEVVQSDNAVFNEGTANYPVTSLRVDLVQPIFNLSQIFNIQLQTTAQTVAEVEYIAAVQRVSFDIFVAYVDAAQARAKARSLTARAALLRSQIAAENTRVELGLDTAAVRNNYAVELASLSSEEAIEQARLADALAELSQLTGTTVTNIDTVTLPSGIRRAERSTSIAAGIAAAEDDNPALLATAISVVEAELSRRQAIAADFAPVLDAFASFEDETREGSRFGGGSQTRDTTVGLRLTIPIFNADGQGYRTAVETVDLRSSALEYFAIRRQLRSQITSTYERMSNLSDAIAQSQSAVSLASRNVTLERNRVASGESTELAVLNRQLSLNSAQDALEFQQLEYLKAWGRYQFLTGASLQARGL; translated from the coding sequence GTGCAAAACCTCAACCGTGCCGATGTTGCGCGGATGAATTCGATTTATGGCTACCTGCCGCAACTGTCAGCCAGCGCGACCTACAGCGAAATCGACCAAGAAGTCGTGCAATCTGACAACGCGGTCTTCAATGAGGGCACGGCGAACTATCCTGTCACGTCGCTGCGGGTGGATCTGGTGCAGCCGATCTTCAATCTCAGCCAAATTTTCAACATCCAGCTTCAAACCACGGCACAGACAGTGGCCGAAGTGGAATATATCGCGGCAGTTCAACGGGTCAGTTTTGACATCTTTGTGGCCTATGTGGACGCCGCCCAAGCGCGAGCAAAGGCGCGCAGTCTGACGGCCCGCGCCGCATTGTTGCGCAGCCAGATCGCGGCGGAAAACACACGGGTTGAACTCGGCCTCGACACAGCGGCTGTGCGCAACAATTACGCTGTAGAACTTGCGTCCCTGTCGTCAGAAGAAGCGATTGAACAGGCGCGGCTGGCGGATGCTTTGGCCGAACTGTCCCAACTGACGGGCACGACTGTCACAAATATCGACACAGTCACCCTGCCCTCTGGTATTCGCCGTGCAGAACGCAGCACATCTATTGCCGCGGGTATTGCGGCAGCAGAAGACGACAACCCTGCCTTGCTGGCCACAGCTATTTCCGTGGTCGAAGCGGAGTTAAGCCGCAGACAAGCCATCGCGGCAGATTTCGCACCTGTGCTTGATGCGTTTGCCAGTTTTGAGGATGAGACGCGCGAAGGATCTCGTTTCGGGGGTGGGTCCCAAACCCGCGACACAACTGTTGGTTTGCGCCTGACCATTCCGATTTTCAACGCCGACGGTCAAGGTTATCGCACAGCGGTCGAGACCGTTGATCTGCGCAGTTCCGCATTGGAATATTTCGCGATCCGTCGCCAGTTGCGCTCACAGATCACGTCGACCTATGAGCGGATGAGCAACTTGTCTGATGCCATCGCGCAGTCGCAATCCGCGGTGTCGCTGGCATCGCGCAATGTGACCCTCGAGCGCAACCGCGTGGCCTCGGGCGAAAGTACGGAACTGGCTGTGCTGAACCGTCAACTGTCGCTCAATTCCGCGCAAGACGCCTTGGAGTTCCAGCAGTTGGAGTACCTCAAGGCCTGGGGGCGCTATCAGTTTTTGACGGGCGCATCTTTGCAAGCGCGGGGCCTGTGA
- a CDS encoding DUF3467 domain-containing protein produces the protein MSINWDDGEMESIYANIATATANREEFFLLFGTHQNWRGTDIERKSVDVQLSKRVVMSPFAAKRLAIILQHSMKAYEDQFGEVKL, from the coding sequence ATGTCGATCAATTGGGACGATGGCGAAATGGAAAGCATTTATGCCAACATCGCCACAGCCACAGCCAACCGTGAAGAGTTCTTTTTGCTGTTTGGCACCCATCAGAACTGGCGGGGCACGGATATTGAACGCAAGTCTGTCGATGTTCAGCTATCAAAACGCGTCGTGATGAGCCCCTTTGCCGCAAAGCGCCTTGCAATCATCTTGCAGCATTCCATGAAAGCCTATGAAGACCAGTTTGGCGAAGTGAAACTGTAG